AACTGTTGTGAGGCCTGACGTTAGTCTGCTCCACGGGAGGCAGCGGGAAGCAGTTAGCAGCAAACTCAGGGGTTGTGTGAAGGTGGGGAACCAGAAACCCAACCGGCTCGAAAGGGCAGGACTGGACTGGCTTTCACGGGAGGTGGTGAAGGCGAGGGAGGGAGTTGGGCTGgctgcctgcccgccccgggggaTGCTAGCTTCCTGCCCTGCTGGGCATATTTATACatcaggggagaagaaaaaaaatcatcaggaaataaatagaaatctTTTATAAACACAAGGAAAAGCACCTctgttgggtggggttttttttttcagtctggaacAAAATTAACCTGAGCGCTTTGCTTCCCTGGCTCTGCTGGCAGTGCCTTGCTCCCGCCCGTGGGCAGAGCGCAGTGCTGCGACTCCTGGGGCCTCTGCCCGCCCCAGGTCAACTCTGTCCTGGGGAGGATCTGCCGCCTTGCTGCGGGTCTGGCCCTGAAGTGTGAACAGGCTGGAAGCACAGCAGCCAGTCATTGTTTTCCAGATGACACACACGCGCCCAGTTCTGCTGCTTTGTTTATTTGCTGGACTGACCCTGAGCCAACTTTCCTCATGGAACAGTTATTTCCTGCGCTAGGATGCTTGTGTTGCAAATCCTCGTCCTTCCAGCCCTCTCGCCCTGTGCCTGTCTGTCTGGAGGGGTGGTTTCTATCTCTTTCCTTCCTCGAAACTGGGTTCAAGGGTAGATTTCCCAAGCTGGCTCCCAGCTCGGAGCGACTGATGCAGCACTTAAGCTGCAGCCAGCGCGCCCTTTGTGGAGAGGGTGTTGCTGGTTCAGCGTGTTCTCCTTAGTTTTTGCTGTGTGGACTGCGCCTGGCAGGGGCTGTGAGCCAGGCAGGTCGCGACGGAAGCTGCCGGAGGCTGATGCTGCTGGGCACATCGACCtcccgctgcctcctgcccttctgctccgcCGTCAGCCCTGGTCCGAGTGCTGCTGAAatcctgctgggcaggagagcgGGCAGGAGCCCTGCTTGCGAGGGagcggggctgctcctgcccctatgtaagagcagaaaagcaggcGTGGGCTGCGAGACCACTTTACTGAAACAACTCAGTCTGCGCGGCCCAGAGtctgtcccccccctcccagagCTGGCCTCGGGCCTccgcagggctgtgtcctgcacaGTGCTTCCCGCTGAAAGCTGCGGTGTCACCTCGGGCCCGGCAGCCCACGGGGACCGAATTGTCCGCTCTGCCGTTCATCTTTTGTTCTCCGTCCGGGCAGCGGGGTCGGAGAGGGACCGGCTCAGCCTGTTCCCCGCGTTCTCCTTGACGGGAGGATTGTTGCCCTCTAGTAAGCGCTGGATCTCTGCCCAGGCCTCATCCAGGTGCTGGGATGAACGGATCCATCGGAAGAATAAACCTAGGAGAGAAGGGGCTGTGTGTTACTTCAGCTGTGCCGCAGCCCTGTCGAGAgtggggaaagcagagcagctttcCTGATTTCCCTCgcccagcccagctgggagctgAAGGCGGGTCTTGAGAGCGCTGGACGCGGCTTACCCTGCCAGAGCTGGATGCTCTGGGGCTCGACGGAGGGCCAGATGACCAGGGCGTTGTGCGAGTAGAGAGGGTTCAGGTACTTCTTCTTCTCCCCAGGCTGGTTCAGCCAGGCCCAGAGGGAGTGCGTGCTCTCCTTCACTTTACACAGGCACCTACGGGAGAGTCGAGGCGCGTTTCACTCCCTGCCAGTGGCCATGGGGCCGAGTTTGCCCCAATTGACAGGGGGGGCTTGGCTTTGCCCTGCCCGGCGGTGTGAAGGCAGGGAAGCCCTCCCGTCCCACTCGCCTCTCTTTCTCGTTGTTGCAGAGGAAGGTGCCGTAGGCGGAGGCGTAGGCGTTGTCgaagagggtgaggaggaggcgCTCGCTGAACTCCAGGGAGAAGGGGAACTGGCGGCTCAGCTGCCATACGCAgtcgaggaagaggaggaaaagcgGTGCCTCCTGCTTCAGCCGCGCGTGGGAGTAGGCAGAGCGGGCGCAGCGGAGGTGGAAGGGATGGCCGGCCTGCGGGACCCCCGAGGGGGGATAATGGGGGTGAAGGGAGCTGGGAGTGCCCAGCTGGGCTCGGGTCCTCAGCCCCCTTGGGACCGTGGGTCTCACCTCGATCCACTCCCGCTCCAGCAGCCCCTGGAAGCCCCCCAGTGTGCGGCAGGACGGGTCCAGGATCACCTGGGCCAGCGCCGTCACCAGCAGCGTGGTGTCTGTCCCCTCCGCCCCGTGCACCAGCACGCTGGCCTCCTCCCTGTGGGCAAATGCGGGCCATGGGGGCGATGCCAGCGAGCCCGGGACGGCGCCCGAGGTTTGTGCCACACAGCGTTGCAAGGGGAAGAACGGGGGCCGTGGGGCGGCAGCCCCCCCTGACCTGTCCATGCACTGTGCGGCCAGGCAGGCCGTGCTCAGCGCCGCCTTGACGTGGCTCAGCCAGCGGCTGCTCTCCAGCCGGCTCAGCCACCGGTCCATGTTGATCGAGGCGTCGTTACAGGCTTCCACCAGCTTAATGAAGCTCTCCTGCAGCGGGCGGCctctgggaggggaggaaagtgGCATCAGGGGGCTTGGTGATGTTCTGGGGAGGGGTTGGAGTCCCCGTGCCATTGTCAGGGCAGCGTGATCACCCATGTCATGAGAGCACCAGGCCTCAGCACAGCTCCTCACCGTTCCAAGGGCCGGTGCAGCCTCTTCCACTGCGGGTAGGACGACTTGGGCTCCGTGCCCCCCCCCGACATCCGAGCCTGTTTCGCCACCTGGGCTGACCGCGTGTCGATGATAAACCCCCGTTCCCCCTCATCCAGGACCGCCCCCAGCAGCATCTCATCCTCGCGGCAGCGCTTTCGGTTGGGGCCCGTCAGCGGCTGGCTGCTGCGGAGCATCGCCTGCGGGGTGGGGGACGGCGGGCAGCGAGTGGGGTGCACTGGGGGAACCCCACAGGATGGGGGGGCTTCAAGCTGCCTTTGCCCAGGGGCTGGCGGTGGGGGAAGAGGGGACGAGGGGTGGGATGAGATGGACTCACAGTGCCGTTCTTGGGGTGGTAATAGCTGAGGACGGGGAACCGCCCGCCCTGCCGGAATCGGGCAGCCTTCCGCAAGGCATCATCACCCACCGCTGCCGGCACGATGACGGCGGGGGGGTACGTGGGGCAGGTGGTGAAATCCCGGTTCACGTCGCTCAGCCGCCACTGGCTCGTCTGGGGGAGACGCGGGGTCGGGGGCAgcccggtgcggggcgggggggtcacttctcctcccagcccagccgGGTCTCTCCCTTCCAGGCTCACCTGCGAGGCGATCTGCTGGAAGTACTGCTCGAGGGGGAAAAGGCGCCATCCTTCCTCGAGCCTCAGGTTCTGGGGTCTGTAGAAGAACGGGTACATCATCATCACGGAGTCCACCGAGGAGAGGGCCTGGAGCGGGAGCAAAGGTGGAGCTGGTCAGGGGTGGGGatgtccccaccgtgtccccagggctctgcaAACCCCATCCCTGTTCCCCGCTCCTGGCCACGTCCCAGCCGCGAGCGAGGGCAGGGCAGGCCGGCGCTGGCACCACCAGCTCCATGGGCCCCCGCTGCCAAGGCTGTCCGGGAGCTGGTGTTTACCCACGTTAATGACAGAGCGAGAGCAAACACTGCAGGCGCCCGCTTTCTCCTGCCAACCCTTTGCGCCCCGGCACGGCGCGGGCCGGGCTCTCCGGGAGCTCACCTCGATGGAGCTGGCGATGTTGAGACACTCCTCCATGCCCGGGatctccagctgcagcaccttcaggtCTTTGCACCGGAGCGTGatggtgccggaggagccggcgagcctgggggaggcaggagggggtcAGGGCTGGCTGTAGGTCTGTGGACAC
Above is a window of Chroicocephalus ridibundus chromosome 19, bChrRid1.1, whole genome shotgun sequence DNA encoding:
- the LOC134525151 gene encoding myotubularin-related protein 9-like isoform X3: MRTTEAPTGPWVEIPASDRPPMPEESQRFGTHTAQPSRFAPLGSPRLAGSSGTITLRCKDLKVLQLEIPGMEECLNIASSIEALSSVDSVMMMYPFFYRPQNLRLEEGWRLFPLEQYFQQIASQTSQWRLSDVNRDFTTCPTYPPAVIVPAAVGDDALRKAARFRQGGRFPVLSYYHPKNGTAMLRSSQPLTGPNRKRCREDEMLLGAVLDEGERGFIIDTRSAQVAKQARMSGGGTEPKSSYPQWKRLHRPLERGRPLQESFIKLVEACNDASINMDRWLSRLESSRWLSHVKAALSTACLAAQCMDREEASVLVHGAEGTDTTLLVTALAQVILDPSCRTLGGFQGLLEREWIEAGHPFHLRCARSAYSHARLKQEAPLFLLFLDCVWQLSRQFPFSLEFSERLLLTLFDNAYASAYGTFLCNNEKERCLCKVKESTHSLWAWLNQPGEKKKYLNPLYSHNALVIWPSVEPQSIQLWQGLFFRWIRSSQHLDEAWAEIQRLLEGNNPPVKENAGNRLSRSLSDPAARTENKR
- the LOC134525151 gene encoding myotubularin-related protein 9-like isoform X4, with the translated sequence MEECLNIASSIEALSSVDSVMMMYPFFYRPQNLRLEEGWRLFPLEQYFQQIASQTSQWRLSDVNRDFTTCPTYPPAVIVPAAVGDDALRKAARFRQGGRFPVLSYYHPKNGTAMLRSSQPLTGPNRKRCREDEMLLGAVLDEGERGFIIDTRSAQVAKQARMSGGGTEPKSSYPQWKRLHRPLERGRPLQESFIKLVEACNDASINMDRWLSRLESSRWLSHVKAALSTACLAAQCMDREEASVLVHGAEGTDTTLLVTALAQVILDPSCRTLGGFQGLLEREWIEAGHPFHLRCARSAYSHARLKQEAPLFLLFLDCVWQLSRQFPFSLEFSERLLLTLFDNAYASAYGTFLCNNEKERCLCKVKESTHSLWAWLNQPGEKKKYLNPLYSHNALVIWPSVEPQSIQLWQGLFFRWIRSSQHLDEAWAEIQRLLEGNNPPVKENAGNRLSRSLSDPAARTENKR
- the LOC134525151 gene encoding myotubularin-related protein 9-like isoform X1; amino-acid sequence: MEFSELIKTATVESVLLSCTGLPAVKGTLCITSHHLLLSSCPGGDAQPGTVELWLLIRNVDAVEKRVQNLGWYQPPRTSDCPRDTRLAGSSGTITLRCKDLKVLQLEIPGMEECLNIASSIEALSSVDSVMMMYPFFYRPQNLRLEEGWRLFPLEQYFQQIASQTSQWRLSDVNRDFTTCPTYPPAVIVPAAVGDDALRKAARFRQGGRFPVLSYYHPKNGTAMLRSSQPLTGPNRKRCREDEMLLGAVLDEGERGFIIDTRSAQVAKQARMSGGGTEPKSSYPQWKRLHRPLERGRPLQESFIKLVEACNDASINMDRWLSRLESSRWLSHVKAALSTACLAAQCMDREEASVLVHGAEGTDTTLLVTALAQVILDPSCRTLGGFQGLLEREWIEAGHPFHLRCARSAYSHARLKQEAPLFLLFLDCVWQLSRQFPFSLEFSERLLLTLFDNAYASAYGTFLCNNEKERCLCKVKESTHSLWAWLNQPGEKKKYLNPLYSHNALVIWPSVEPQSIQLWQGLFFRWIRSSQHLDEAWAEIQRLLEGNNPPVKENAGNRLSRSLSDPAARTENKR
- the LOC134525151 gene encoding myotubularin-related protein 9-like isoform X2; amino-acid sequence: MEFSELIKTATVESVLLSCTGLPAVKGTLCITSHHLLLSSCPGGDAQPGTVELWLLIRNVDAVEKRLAGSSGTITLRCKDLKVLQLEIPGMEECLNIASSIEALSSVDSVMMMYPFFYRPQNLRLEEGWRLFPLEQYFQQIASQTSQWRLSDVNRDFTTCPTYPPAVIVPAAVGDDALRKAARFRQGGRFPVLSYYHPKNGTAMLRSSQPLTGPNRKRCREDEMLLGAVLDEGERGFIIDTRSAQVAKQARMSGGGTEPKSSYPQWKRLHRPLERGRPLQESFIKLVEACNDASINMDRWLSRLESSRWLSHVKAALSTACLAAQCMDREEASVLVHGAEGTDTTLLVTALAQVILDPSCRTLGGFQGLLEREWIEAGHPFHLRCARSAYSHARLKQEAPLFLLFLDCVWQLSRQFPFSLEFSERLLLTLFDNAYASAYGTFLCNNEKERCLCKVKESTHSLWAWLNQPGEKKKYLNPLYSHNALVIWPSVEPQSIQLWQGLFFRWIRSSQHLDEAWAEIQRLLEGNNPPVKENAGNRLSRSLSDPAARTENKR